The Arachis ipaensis cultivar K30076 chromosome B07, Araip1.1, whole genome shotgun sequence genomic interval AGATGCGTTGCAAGAACTTGGTTCCCGACATATTTACTTACACTACTTTAATTGATGGCTTGGGAAAATCAAGGAGAATCCTTTGTGCTGTGGAGCTTCTTGAAAAGATGCATGATAGAGGTCAACATGCTGATATATTCACTTACAATTCCTTGCTGGATGCTTTGTTCAGTATGAAACAACATGACAAGGCACTTATGTTATTCAATCAAATGAAAGAGAGTGGTATTGATccaaatatatatacatacagcATACTTATAGATGGCTTGTGCAAAAGTGGAAGACTTGAAAATgcaaaagagatatttcaagatCTTTCCATTAAAGGCTATCGTCCAGATGTGAAGACATACACCATTATCGTCCAGATCTTTCCATTTCATATTAATGCCTTTAAATATTCACATGATTGTGATTCTTTATTCTGCTTTACCCACACCTAAGTGTTTTCTTTGCCGTTGCTTGTTTTACGGCATTTTCGGTGACTAGATGGCTGTTATATGTGGCTTGGCGGATCTATCATTGTTTGCTTTTGTGTTTTTGTAATTATATATGTGCATTGATGTTAATTTATTCCTAAGCTGAAATGGTTCTGATCTTCATCATTCAAAGGGAATCCTTGTTAGTTGTGAAGCTTCCCTGCACTCTTATTGTCTTTCAATCGTTTCATTTCCCCCATATTTAAAGTAAACTCCCATGCAGCAGCATACTGGCTATGAAATCTCAAAAGTTATTTTGCAAAATATCATTAAGCTCTTTGAGATTGGACACTAATCTGCATAAGATTTAATAACTTTCTCAGTCTTAGACTGAGATTAAACTCAATTAATTAAGAATAGAGTCAAGAGCACAATGCTTGATGGGGATTACACAGCCTcaataaaaagaaaggaaaagataaAATCTAAGCTGTAGATTCTGCTGCAGCTATTTTTGAGTCTTCAGTGACAGTTCCAATTAGGGAATCAAGTCAAAGTGGCAAGAACCATGACCTGCAATCAAAGGATATATATTATTGTGTTACCGTCTACACAAATTTCTCAATAGAAGGACTCGTTATACCTTGTTCTGAAATAGTAGTTTATTGGAACAAAGTGGTACATGAAAAAACCGATATATCTTGAGACAAATTGTCTCGTGATTCATCGGTTATTTTAATATACCACTTTAATTAACAATGGAGGGAGTAACAGTTAATAGCTTGGATTGATTCCTTGACTTGTTTGCCAAGTTAATTTGCCTTTTCCTCCTTTTGATGGCATACATGTTATATATAACTAAGCATTTAGTCAATTTTAATATTCCTAAACTTTTTACAATGTCACATGGCCTTCTATTCTTCTAGATCTGCTTTTGCACTCTGTGCCAATCTGAACATGCATATGTTCTACTTAAAAAgcattattataatattttataatgtaTATTTTGTCTAGAATCAGTTTAATTTAGAACTTACTAGGATCTGCTTCTGTTGTAATGGCAGCACCTCTGAAGAAACAAGAACCACCTCTGTGCTTGAACTTCTGAAAGTAGCTGTTGAAGGCATAGGAAGCATGGTCTTTCAAAGTGTTTGGATAATAGCATGGTTGGTTCACTTGGATTTTGCTACAATCTGCACCTCCACTTCCACAAGCCCAGTTCAGCGCTGCCTGCAACTCATCGTCGCTGCTTTGCGGATCAGCTATGCACCATTGCTCATATTCAGCAAACACTGCATCATGTGATCATAATATAATGCAATTAGGTAAAAAAATGAACATTTAtacacaaacattggtggatatTTTAACAACACATGAACATTTATGTATATGATTACCCCTTTTTGGTGCAATCATGGATAGGAAAAGAATCAGAACCATTAACTTGGCCATTAATGTTTCCATTTTGGAGGAGATAGAAGCCTAGCCGATAAGAACTCTGAATAGTGAATAGGATAGCCAAGAAACTAGAAATTTAGTTGCATATATATTATATAGTGAAGTTAATGGGAAATGGAAGTTATGGGCATGTGTTGTGTGCTTCTAACGGCTAAGAAGGAATTTTCATATTCCATTGCAAGTGGACACTCTGCACAAGCAGGATCAGATTTTATGTGGGCCCCACCTTAAGGGTGGGAAAATGTGATGAAAAATCTCATGAAAAAGGATCATGTGGTTAAATTATTAGTGACAAATTATGCTGCTTACACAGGTCACATTCAGATTTAGAAATGAACTGccacaaaaaaataattaaaagatgtTAAGCTAAGAATCAAACTTCTAGAAGCAATTTTTGTAAAATTAAGTGCTTATTGTTTCCCTAAAATAATATGTTCCTAAACATGCTATAGTCATGTGCTTCACCAACAGGCAAAGAAAGTGTTATTATATTCTTAGCTTTTCCTAATGTCAGATGCTCTTACAACTCAACAAGGATATACTTTTACTTTTCCCCCTCTAAATggcaaaataattatttatttatcttactTTTTTCCCCACCATTATTTTTTGTGTTGTAgaaccctttttcttttcttgcccctTATTGGTGAATTTCAAATTCTGTTGGTGGTCATTTTCTGCTGTATCTGATACATCTATTTTAGATCCATAAACAGCTGTAAAGAATGGCATCAACACTTGATAAATACTTATGGAAAAGACTTAGATTGGCACTTCTTAAGGGTAAGTGGAACACTTGCAATAATATATAATACATAACAAGACATCCTTTGATTCTACCTATATTCTATAACAACTTTGCTTTACATGTTACTTACAAAGTCCTGAGGGTTCAAAGGTTTACCATCTCCTTTCATCTTGGCCCCAAAGATTAAATAAATGATATCTCACTATAGCAATATAGCATTTTTACCTTATCCTACTTACTCAGAATGAGTATATACAGAGAAAAAAATGAGATAAGCAGCAGGAACAAAATCGGTTATCTACAGTTATGTCTTATGTTGAACACTTGAATTCCTCGTGTTCTGCAATGAGCGATGATTAGTATGAATCACACCAGTCTAAGCAACATAGCCTCCCCCAAACAACTGATTCTTGTTAAATAATTGCACTCCAAATCTGCTTCCTGAtcaggaaaaagaaaaacaacaactaATTAAATGTTGCATCTTAGTGACCAAAAAGTTTCTACTTGCTTAAATGTGTATGGTATGTACTTCTAATAACAGAGACACCGAATAAGGCACGCACCATCGCTAATGAGGCCATAGTGGAGAACCTCAAAGATTCAGCTTCGACGCTGGCATGGATGTCATGTTTAGAAACACATCAGCTGTGGTGTCTCCAGCTATTAAAACACAGTTGAAATTAATCCAGCTGAGATCTCATGCAATGGAAAACCGACATTTTGTCGTAAATCATGGGTTGCATGTGTAATACATGCCAGAGGTTACTCAATAGTTGTCAACAGGGTGCCTGCACTAATAATCAAATAACACAATCACATACTTCCACACTATGAACTAGGCTTGAAGAAGCGCGCCATGGCCGTGTAGAGCTGCTCTTCCTCGAACGGCTTTGACACATAGCCATCCATCCCACACTTTTTGCACTCTTCATTTGAAGCCTGAGTTACATCAGCTGTCATTGCTAGTATTGGAATGTGCCAGTAAAAGATATCCCCAAACATTTCAGCTGATGCTTCCCCACATGCAATTTTCTCATTTACGTCGTTCTCTAGGATGCGGATTTGCCTTGTCACTTCAAAACTGCACCAATCAAGATGAAATTAATACTTATAAATCACACCTTATTCATAGATCCTGAGGTCTAACATCCTATctaaaatcattcaaaattcaatagATTTCTTGCATTAAACTTGCTGGCCATCCACCAAATCTGAAAAAACATAGCAATCAGACAAAAGGACTATATCCCTATACCATTTCCCACTTAGATGTCTAAATAAGGAAGTTTTCCAAAATGAGCACAGAATAAGGCAGTTTTGTTCTAATCACTATCAACAGTGTAGACCTAGAGAAAAATTAGTTCAGGTTTGAATAGTCTAAGCAGTAGGTCATTAAAATCTTCTATAAGAAAGTAAAACAAGGTTATAACCTAAATTTTGATTTCAGTCAATTACAATCCAAGTTTGCTAAATGCGTTTTTCTCCGGTGAGAAGTAGACTTACTAGACCAGTTACCTGTTCTTATGGGGGCAACTATAGCAGATTCATTGCATTCAAAAGCAAGAAACAAACTGAGAATTGTGAAAATAGAAAGATCAATTACCCATCCATTTCTGGCATTTGGAGATCCATGAAACAAGCATCAAAATTGTGCGGTGGCTTAAGCATCTGTAGAGCAGCCCTGCCACCCTCAACACAAGTAACTGTTGCCCCATATTTCTGTAAAACACCTTCTGCAACTTTTCTGTTCACTGCATTATCATCAACCACCAAAATTCTTTTCTGTAATAATAGATTCCCAAGTTTGGATACTTTCTTCCTATTTATTTGCCTTTTTTCAATTCCAAGGGATTCTCTATAGGAGCAAACCAAAACACTGAGCCAAAAAGGCTTCATTAATATATCATCAATGACACCATTTGTCTTGAGCTCATCACATTCGTTCGGGCTAAGGTGTGTGGCCAGGAGAAAAACTTTTGGAAAGTTTATTCGGTCTCCATTGATGCCattctttttctgtttcttgaTGGAGTATAAGGTGCTACTTTCCTTATCCCAAGCATCCTTGTCTATCAGAATCATCGCAAACTGCTTCGACACTCTGAAGGAATAAATACAATCAAACTATGTGCACTTGCAACAAGTAAATGAATAAATTAACCTAAACTAGAAGAGAATCTATAATCCATTTTGATGGAATGAACATTATTTCGATGATTTGACAAAAGCTTTTCTCCAGACAAACCAGATGAACAGTAATATATGAGAACAGTTCAATATGCAAAACATACTCTATGATTTTGCTTGTCAAATATATACTGTAATATCATCTGTTTAATTAGTAAATGACTAGTAAAGAAAAACATTCTAAGGCAGCAATAGAACTTAGAAGCAGCTACCTTTAAATTTAGAGAAACAGCTAATTCGAAGTGTTTTAGAGTGATCTAATATCATTAAGGAATGCCTTGGATTAAATAGGAAAATTATTATGTTTCAATGTGCACATATACCTCATGTTGCAAGAACCAGTTAGACAAGAACATGCAGATTTCAAACTTGACATAACATCCACCGACATCCCCAACCTCTGTAGATAATATCTTGTGACCTCAGCTCGAATTTTTCTTCTATCTACCACTAATGCTCTCAACCCTTGCAACTGTGAATCAAATGTACTGAAATTCTGCCactttgcatccaaagatgtggtTTCTCCTTTTCTGAAAGTTGCAGTAAATGTAAAAGTACTGCCAGTTCCAGGCTCACTAACAAAACCAATTTCTCCTCCCATGAGCTCAACAAGACATTTACTAATGCTCAGTCCTATTCCAGTTCCACCATATGTTCGAGAGGTCGAACTATCGGCCTGCATAAAACGTGTGAATATACGGCTTTGCGCATCAATAGGAATTCCTATACCTGTATCCTCAACTGTTACTAGTAACTGAATCAATTCAGGCTCTTCCATCAAATCCATACTATTTAACTTTTTAAAGTTGGCCCAACTTTTCCATCGGTTTCCTACAGCGAACCCACTTAATGTATTATATGTATTGTCTGACAAATCATGATCCAATTTTAAGCCTTCCCTCAGCACTGCATCCATGCCATGAAGTGGGTTCTTCACTTCATTTGCCAGATGAACAGAGACAAACACATGTCCTTTATCATGAGTGAACTGAAATGTATCAAGTAAGCTAATTAACAAAGATGATTTAATAATTGTTTATTAAACGTTAAGAGTGTTTATGTATTATTGTGATGCCTGTCCATTGCATGGATCTATCACTATCATTGTGTGACTTCCAAGAGAGAAAATGTTATATCAAAAACTGAAAGTTATTTCAAGAACATGTGGGAAGTATACGATGGATCAAAAGGAAATATACAAGGTGAAACATCGCAAACCTTGAGTGAATTGCCAACAAGATTGGTAATTATTTGCCAGAACCGTTTAGGATCGCCAATGACAACTTTGGGTACTTCATTGGATGCATAAACAGCCAACTGTATTCACCCCAAATTGAGAACAAAGATTTATGTAAGGCTTATTACTCATGTTATGAGACATATAGAACTAAGGTAGCtgaaagagaggatctcacctcAATTCCTTTTTCTTTAGCTTTTCCCGAGAAAAGTGATAGAACTTCCTCTAGAATAGCATGTGGATCAAAAGCTACAGCTTCAAGTTCAAGCTTGCCTGCCTCAATCTTAGCCTGATCAAGAACCTCATTTATCACTGATATAAGATCCTTACCACTCTTATGCGCAGTTTGGGCATAATCCATCTGATTTTCATCAAGTTCAGTGTCCATCAACATTTGCAGCATACCTGGGAAATGATTTTAAACACTTGATATCACATACTATTGACAAGAACAGGTTTCCTATGATAACATCAAATGTTTTCAGTTACCTAAAACACCATTCATTGGAGTCCTGATCTCATGAGAAACTGTTGCAAGAAACTGCAAAAGTGGAAACAATCCTTCGAGGTTAAGACAAAAATATTAATCTAACTCGTAAAagcaaaaatattatataatttataaCAAAGAATT includes:
- the LOC107608603 gene encoding glucan endo-1,3-beta-glucosidase 4, translated to METLMAKLMVLILFLSMIAPKRVFAEYEQWCIADPQSSDDELQAALNWACGSGGADCSKIQVNQPCYYPNTLKDHASYAFNSYFQKFKHRGGSCFFRGAAITTEADPSHGSCHFDLIP